A single genomic interval of halophilic archaeon DL31 harbors:
- a CDS encoding hypothetical protein (KEGG: hla:Hlac_3237 hypothetical protein), with protein MTRDSIRFEEIQVIRAPGFETGGFSVEDLSSDINVVHGPNAAGKTTLAESLEWLCWPAAANERASLVGHFSVDEEAWRVDLNNGRPSYQREGQQANAPSLPPADQRDRYRLSLHDLLQQDNTNESFAKIIERESAGGYDLSAAYDELGYSDTPSRSNKNVVQDAERAVQDLREARNEVTELRQKQNQLSRLRSEFEDARQANQRVELLEQAIVYAEAKNTLENAQSALAEYPEKLDRVDGNEIDQVRELEAGIEEWVDKKETAEATKTEAKTRLAEVELPDGSVPTGRIDHLKSLRDDLNSAEDRKQELKTELAEAERQRETAREDIPLEVETEDLVELEPVTWKTVSKFAREAEELQATRETRAAVQRLLDIGENPEGTLSTLERGSQSLEQWLAAGATDGTGDGSEAFKIAAVSAVSLALAGIALGLLVNPLLLSILAVAVGILWYGLRVRSQATAADTDSRTPHHESFEQTSLDSPGAWTDEAVRSRLIELYDAIADHKIANQRSEWRESLATDSDSLEEAEVELEQTRANLKAQLGAAPDVSDVELTVLTKRVLDWQEAHDEVEGIQASLDSVDEQIETARGDLQAELTLYGYDTVKTSGQSIEAIRDLETREANRQTAQRNLEQAEATIEEATGKTEGLEEEREQIFAQFDLDVADHGTLKELCEQVEEYEAATEAVREAEIRAEGEADKLEGYPEFEPDLKDEAVADLREVRNQAERIAEGFEELQSRIADIEAEIRQAKNDDEIETALAERGRALEGLRDQLEDDYSAMVGDVLVDHVQEATMDSGRPEVFERAREILSTITRGRYRLDFDKHRAAFRAYDETKQKGLALDELSSGTRIQILLAVRLAFVEQQEQGVRVPLLLDETLANSDDRRAKTIIESAVEIARNGRQVFYFTAQGDEVAKWTAILEDTADVDHEVVDLAGVRELEQSVHIPDLSTVESLTPSVPSSDGVDHRVYRNLLDVDSFNPHHGVGTAHLWYVVDDVDTLHDLLELGITYWGQLENLLRWGNGGLQTVGDDQLRVARENAAALEEFADAWKVGRGKPVDREVLDASGAVSGNFIDEVSELAGSLNGNGREIVETLHDSQVKGFRTGKASELETYLEENGFIESREPLDDGHLRARVIERYADEGVPSEKAKDRTEEVLSRVGDR; from the coding sequence ATGACGAGAGACTCTATCAGGTTTGAAGAGATTCAGGTCATCCGGGCGCCAGGCTTCGAAACGGGCGGCTTCTCTGTCGAGGACTTGAGCTCGGACATCAATGTCGTCCACGGGCCAAATGCGGCTGGAAAGACAACCCTCGCTGAGTCACTCGAGTGGTTGTGTTGGCCTGCGGCTGCCAACGAACGAGCATCCCTTGTCGGGCATTTCTCCGTCGATGAGGAGGCCTGGCGAGTCGATCTCAACAATGGCCGGCCAAGCTACCAGCGTGAGGGTCAGCAGGCAAACGCCCCGAGCCTCCCGCCTGCTGACCAACGCGACCGTTACCGGCTTTCCCTTCATGATCTCCTCCAGCAAGACAACACCAACGAGTCCTTCGCCAAGATAATCGAGCGAGAGTCGGCTGGTGGATATGACCTCTCGGCCGCGTATGACGAACTCGGCTATTCAGACACTCCAAGCCGGTCGAACAAGAACGTCGTTCAAGATGCCGAGAGAGCGGTCCAAGACCTGCGAGAGGCGCGCAACGAGGTTACCGAACTACGTCAAAAGCAAAACCAGCTCTCGCGATTACGCAGCGAATTCGAGGACGCTCGGCAGGCCAACCAGCGCGTCGAACTACTTGAGCAGGCTATCGTCTACGCTGAGGCCAAGAATACACTCGAAAACGCGCAGTCGGCACTTGCGGAGTACCCCGAAAAGCTAGACCGAGTCGACGGGAACGAAATTGACCAGGTTCGGGAGCTTGAAGCGGGTATCGAGGAGTGGGTAGATAAGAAAGAGACCGCAGAGGCGACCAAAACGGAGGCTAAAACACGCCTTGCAGAGGTCGAGCTTCCTGATGGGTCGGTTCCGACAGGCCGCATCGACCACCTAAAATCGCTTCGTGATGACCTCAATTCTGCAGAGGACCGGAAACAGGAGCTCAAAACAGAGTTGGCTGAGGCCGAACGCCAGCGAGAGACTGCCCGAGAGGACATTCCGTTGGAGGTCGAGACTGAGGACCTCGTCGAGCTTGAGCCTGTTACGTGGAAGACCGTCTCGAAGTTCGCACGGGAAGCCGAGGAACTCCAGGCTACACGCGAAACACGAGCTGCTGTCCAGCGACTGCTAGATATCGGAGAGAACCCCGAGGGTACCCTCTCTACCCTCGAACGGGGGAGCCAATCGTTAGAGCAGTGGCTCGCTGCTGGCGCTACAGATGGTACGGGAGATGGTTCTGAAGCGTTCAAAATTGCCGCTGTCTCGGCTGTGTCCCTTGCGCTGGCAGGTATCGCTCTGGGCCTATTGGTCAATCCACTACTCCTGTCTATCCTTGCTGTTGCAGTCGGAATTCTGTGGTACGGTCTTCGGGTCCGCTCCCAAGCTACCGCAGCCGATACCGATTCGCGAACACCCCATCACGAGTCATTCGAGCAGACCAGCCTTGATTCACCGGGGGCCTGGACCGATGAGGCGGTCCGCTCTCGACTGATTGAGCTGTATGACGCAATTGCGGACCACAAAATAGCCAACCAGCGTTCAGAGTGGCGTGAGAGCCTGGCTACGGATTCGGACTCACTCGAAGAAGCGGAGGTCGAACTAGAGCAGACACGTGCCAACCTCAAAGCCCAGTTAGGCGCTGCTCCAGACGTGTCCGATGTCGAGCTTACCGTCCTCACCAAGCGGGTGCTTGATTGGCAAGAAGCCCATGACGAGGTTGAGGGAATTCAGGCGAGTCTCGATTCCGTTGACGAACAAATTGAGACGGCACGAGGGGACCTCCAGGCGGAGCTAACTCTCTACGGCTATGACACGGTAAAGACGTCTGGGCAGTCGATTGAGGCAATTCGTGACCTCGAGACCCGTGAGGCGAACCGTCAAACGGCACAGCGAAACCTCGAGCAGGCGGAGGCGACGATTGAGGAAGCTACTGGAAAAACCGAGGGGCTCGAAGAGGAACGTGAGCAGATATTCGCCCAGTTCGATCTCGATGTAGCCGACCACGGTACTCTGAAAGAACTGTGTGAACAGGTAGAGGAGTACGAGGCAGCCACGGAAGCTGTTCGAGAGGCCGAGATTCGGGCAGAAGGGGAGGCCGACAAACTCGAAGGCTACCCAGAGTTCGAGCCAGACCTCAAAGACGAAGCGGTTGCTGACCTGCGAGAGGTCCGTAATCAGGCCGAACGAATCGCGGAAGGCTTCGAGGAGCTCCAGTCGCGAATTGCCGATATCGAGGCCGAAATCAGGCAGGCAAAGAACGACGACGAGATTGAAACCGCACTCGCGGAACGCGGCCGGGCACTCGAGGGCCTACGAGACCAGCTCGAGGACGATTATTCGGCGATGGTCGGCGATGTGCTTGTCGACCACGTCCAGGAGGCGACGATGGATTCGGGCCGTCCGGAGGTCTTTGAGCGCGCTCGCGAAATTCTGTCGACGATAACACGGGGCAGATACCGCCTGGATTTCGACAAGCACCGGGCCGCGTTCCGAGCCTATGACGAGACTAAACAGAAGGGGCTCGCACTTGATGAACTATCGAGCGGTACTCGAATCCAGATCCTGCTTGCCGTCCGGCTCGCGTTTGTTGAACAGCAAGAGCAGGGCGTTCGGGTCCCGCTGCTTCTCGACGAGACGCTCGCCAATTCCGACGATCGCAGGGCGAAGACGATCATTGAATCAGCGGTTGAAATCGCCCGGAACGGTCGACAAGTCTTCTACTTCACTGCCCAGGGCGATGAAGTGGCAAAGTGGACGGCCATCCTGGAAGACACAGCTGATGTCGACCATGAGGTTGTCGACCTTGCGGGAGTTCGTGAACTTGAACAGTCCGTCCACATTCCCGACCTCAGTACTGTTGAGTCACTCACCCCGAGTGTTCCAAGTTCTGATGGCGTCGACCACCGAGTCTATCGGAACCTCCTCGATGTCGACTCGTTCAACCCACACCACGGTGTCGGGACGGCCCACCTGTGGTACGTCGTCGATGACGTCGACACACTCCATGACTTGCTGGAGCTCGGAATCACGTACTGGGGGCAGTTAGAAAACCTGCTCCGGTGGGGCAACGGAGGCCTCCAAACAGTCGGTGATGACCAGCTTAGAGTAGCTAGGGAGAACGCTGCTGCCCTCGAGGAGTTCGCCGACGCCTGGAAGGTTGGCCGTGGCAAGCCTGTGGATAGAGAGGTTCTCGATGCGTCCGGGGCAGTAAGTGGGAACTTCATTGATGAGGTAAGCGAGCTTGCGGGTTCACTAAATGGGAATGGCAGAGAGATTGTGGAGACCCTGCACGATAGCCAAGTGAAGGGTTTCCGAACCGGGAAGGCAAGCGAGTTAGAGACCTATCTCGAGGAGAACGGCTTTATCGAATCTCGAGAGCCGTTAGATGACGGGCATCTCCGGGCTCGAGTCATCGAGCGCTATGCCGACGAGGGTGTTCCCAGTGAGAAAGCGAAAGACCGGACTGAGGAGGTTCTCTCGCGCGTGGGAGACCGCTGA
- a CDS encoding metallophosphoesterase (PFAM: Metallophosphoesterase~KEGG: hla:Hlac_3236 metallophosphoesterase), whose product MNDALELLYTGDLHLGRHPSRIPDDLDSQDFSPKAVWLDMVQEAIDRDVDTVVIAGDIVDQENRYFEAYGAFEDGVAQLDEQGIPTVIVAGNHDYDALPEMVDNLDSESLHFLGRGQQWERWTLERDGDVVAHFDGWSFSAEHVYESPLETYDQPAVDDAPQVGVLHADLDSQGGRYAPVLSSDLRDTPADAWLLGHIHTPGIRIDSSPLTIYSGSPQPLDPGEQRAHGPWTITVQENGDVQAEQLPLASLRYDRVTVDVSEAATPQEVTSNISDAVTDHVRSELEASALELSLVRVRLTGRTEAHAELVEKRRTMERDLGFREGSVAVRVESIEVDTRPAIDLEELASGDNAAAYLANLLLEIEEGDPQEAYGDVVEDARTTLRQAYSANAYNELRRETQLEEPTEEDAIDHLEQQARMLLGRLHSQKEGQL is encoded by the coding sequence ATGAACGACGCCTTGGAACTACTCTATACTGGAGACCTGCATCTGGGCCGGCACCCGAGCCGAATTCCGGATGACCTCGATAGCCAGGATTTCTCACCGAAAGCGGTCTGGCTCGACATGGTCCAGGAGGCAATTGACCGAGACGTTGATACGGTCGTGATTGCCGGGGACATCGTCGACCAGGAAAATCGCTATTTCGAGGCGTATGGCGCATTCGAGGATGGCGTCGCCCAACTCGATGAACAGGGGATCCCCACCGTCATCGTGGCGGGGAATCACGACTACGATGCCCTTCCAGAAATGGTGGATAACCTTGACTCCGAATCGCTCCATTTCCTTGGCCGGGGCCAACAGTGGGAGCGGTGGACGCTTGAGCGAGACGGCGACGTAGTCGCCCACTTTGATGGGTGGTCGTTCTCGGCCGAGCACGTCTATGAGTCACCGCTTGAGACGTATGACCAGCCGGCGGTTGATGACGCCCCACAGGTGGGCGTGCTCCATGCGGATCTCGATTCACAAGGGGGCCGATACGCACCAGTGCTCTCGAGCGACCTACGAGACACTCCGGCGGATGCATGGCTGCTTGGACACATTCACACTCCGGGTATCCGGATTGACTCGAGCCCGCTCACTATTTACTCTGGGTCACCACAACCACTTGACCCGGGTGAACAGCGTGCCCACGGGCCGTGGACAATCACGGTCCAAGAGAACGGCGACGTCCAGGCAGAGCAGCTCCCCCTGGCCTCGCTCCGTTATGACCGGGTGACCGTCGACGTCTCTGAAGCCGCCACCCCACAAGAGGTGACCTCCAACATTTCGGACGCGGTTACAGACCACGTCCGTTCAGAGCTTGAGGCGAGTGCCCTAGAGCTTAGTCTCGTCCGAGTACGCCTCACCGGGCGCACGGAAGCGCACGCAGAACTTGTTGAGAAGCGTCGAACAATGGAGCGCGATCTTGGATTCCGAGAGGGGTCAGTTGCGGTTCGGGTTGAATCGATCGAGGTCGACACCCGACCGGCAATCGATCTCGAAGAGCTGGCGTCAGGAGACAATGCAGCGGCCTACCTCGCCAACCTCTTACTGGAAATCGAGGAGGGAGATCCTCAGGAAGCTTACGGTGACGTCGTCGAGGATGCCCGCACCACCCTTCGGCAAGCATACAGTGCGAATGCCTACAACGAACTTCGACGGGAAACCCAGCTTGAAGAGCCGACTGAAGAGGACGCGATCGACCATCTCGAACAACAGGCACGGATGCTACTCGGTCGTCTCCACAGTCAGAAGGAGGGTCAGCTATGA